atatatagagatatatagagagagagagagagagagagagagagagagagcatatatGCCTCCATCTGAATGTTCTGATTGGGCCTTCCTGAATATACCAGTTTACCTGAACACAATAGTCAAGAGTTCAACACAGTAATCAGTAAGGTCAATTACAGAATCAACACCAAAATACTGTCACAGCACCCCTTCAGCCAACCCCATAGACATGACATAGTTTGGGCATCTTATAATACTTTAAAGTAATACTTCCATTCCAATCAGATATAATATAACAATTGTAACTAAATGCTTTCAATCCAAATGTTATGCAGAGCAGTCGTCTCGTTGGTTGGTGGTCGTGGGTCAGGTGAGATGCAGCTGAGCAGCCAATTGAAATAGACTTAGTCCAGTGTTACTGTGAAAGAGAGGATAGGAAGGTTAGTGGTTATAACACACGAGTAGACTGGTTATAAGTTATAAGAGAATCAGTGTGTTATTAGACATGAGTAGACTGGGATAAAGGGACTCACGCATTTCTCGATCTCCAGGCCGTCTTTGAAGAATGTCATGAAGGGAGTGATGCCGTCCTCACGGAAATCCAGCAGCCCAACCATACCATCTGGGTTCATGGACTCACCTGTAAAAAACTACAGtgggagggggaacagagagagggaatgtaAGCGGGGGTAAAGAGAAATTAGGTCAGTGAAACTACATCCACAAGATTCTTCTCCAATCTAGATCTTTTTAGTTTCATGGGCCTGGACCTTCAATCATCACAGCTTGACTGAGCACAAATAGTTGTGATGTGAGGAATATATGTGTAGCTGAATTTGTTGGCAGTAGTAGATGTATAGCTGTAACTAGTAGTTACCTGGTAGTTCTTCATGTTGCCCATGATCTTCTTGATCTCCTCCTGAGCTCCAGCCATGAAAGGCTTCACTCTGTCTGGGTTGTTCTCCTCCAGCTTAGCCTTGATCCTGCACACATCCCCACACACCAACAACTGCTTTTCATTTCAAATAAGGACATTTTCATCTACATAAGTACAGTCACAGTTGTGAGGGGCATACAGGGAGACTGATGGGTTTTGCCTGTATCAGTCCTAGCACACACAACACATGCGCAGACACCCGTCACTAACACACTCACGCCTTCATGTAGTCCTTGATGTAGCCCTTGTATGAGTCCTTGGTGAAGGATGTCTCCTGCAGTTTGTGGTTGAGGACAATGTCCACTCCACTGACTGTGCTGGACTCGCAGCCGTCATCCTGCACCTCCGCCGACGCATTTGCCCCCAACAGACAGTCATCGATATTCTCCGTTCTACTAACcatctgaggggaggagggggaatatcagaggaaagagagtgagtgcCGAATCACTCAGTGGTTGGGTCCCATTACTGTCAAACACCTTATTCTATTTCAGGGCCATCTGATAGGACTTGTCTATGTAAAGTCAGGCATAATGCAAAACTATGAGTTGAGATGAT
This sequence is a window from Oncorhynchus gorbuscha isolate QuinsamMale2020 ecotype Even-year linkage group LG01, OgorEven_v1.0, whole genome shotgun sequence. Protein-coding genes within it:
- the LOC124025791 gene encoding translationally-controlled tumor protein homolog isoform X1, translated to MIIYKDIITADEMFSDIYKIKESPNGMLLEVEGKMVSRTENIDDCLLGANASAEVQDDGCESSTVSGVDIVLNHKLQETSFTKDSYKGYIKDYMKAIKAKLEENNPDRVKPFMAGAQEEIKKIMGNMKNYQFFTGESMNPDGMVGLLDFREDGITPFMTFFKDGLEIEKC
- the LOC124025791 gene encoding translationally-controlled tumor protein homolog isoform X2 produces the protein MVSRTENIDDCLLGANASAEVQDDGCESSTVSGVDIVLNHKLQETSFTKDSYKGYIKDYMKAIKAKLEENNPDRVKPFMAGAQEEIKKIMGNMKNYQFFTGESMNPDGMVGLLDFREDGITPFMTFFKDGLEIEKC